The genomic stretch TCCGCAATCACCTGAGCTTCGCGGAGTTCCGCTCGATGATGCCGCGCAACGCCCAGTTCGCCTGCCTCGTCATCGACGCCATGCTCTGGCTCGCCTTCTCCTGGGTCGTCGTCGTCACCTCGACGCGCGTCGTATTCAACTCGGCGGCCAATTTCCAGATCCTGCTCGGCACCGACAATGTCATGCAATGGTGGCTGCTCATCTCCGTGCCCATCAGCTTCATCCTGATTGCCGGACGGGCGATCGAGAACCTTGCGATCGACTATCGCAAATACAGAAACGGCGCCGACCTCATCTCCGCGTCGGCGCAATTCGGCGATTGAGGAGGCCCCATGTCAGACTCTCTTCTGGTTACCTTGATCTCGCTCGGCGCCACCGGCTTCTTTCTCATCGGCGTTCCCGTGCTCCTCGTCATCGGCCTTTGGGTGATCGGCATGAGCATGATGCTCGGCCTGCCGCTCGACAATCTGGGCTCCGCGCTCTCGGATGTCTTCACCGACGGCTTCGCGCTTCTGGCCATGCCGCTGTTCATCCTCACCGGCGACCTGATCAACCAGTCCGGCATCGCCCGGCGCATGTCCGACTTCGCCTATTCTTGCCTCGGCTGGCTGCGCGGCGGCCTTGCCATGGCGGCGATCGGCGCCTGCGGCCTGTTTGCTGCGATCTCGGGCTCGAATTCGGCCACCACGGCCACGATCGGCGCCATGCTGCATCCGGAAATGAAGAAGGGCGGCTATGACGAGCGCTTTTCGGCGGCAACGGCTGCGGCCGGCGGCACGCTCGGCATCATCATCCCGCCATCGATCATCTTCATCGTCTACGGCTTCCTGATGAACCTGCCGATCTCCGACCTTTTCGTCGCCGGCATCATTCCGGGCCTTCTGATGGGGCTTTCGATGATGTTTTTCTGCTGGCTGATCTGCCGGAAGAACGGCTGGGGCCACATCATCGCGCTGGAGCCGTCCCGCATCCTGAAGACCGGCATCGGTTCCTGGCTTGGCTTCTTCGCCATCGGCATCGTGCTCTGGGGCATCTACACCGGAAAATTCTCGCCGACCGAGGCGGCTGCCGTTACCGTCGGCTTCTGCGTGCTTGTCGGTTTCCTGTCGCTGCCGTTGCACCGGATGATGGGCTCGCCTTCCGAAGACCGTCCCCCGAACGAGCGCGGCTACGCGGAAATGCTGGTGGTGCGCGGCTTCACGCCGATCGACATCCCGTCGATCACCCTGCGCTCGGCCCAAATCACCGGCATTCTGGCGCCGCTGATCGCGATCTCCGTCGTCATGCAGCAGATCCTCTCGGTTCTGGGCGCCGAACAGGCGATTGGCGATTTCGTCCGCTCCATGGGCGGCTATTACCCGGTTCTCTTCACCGCCATGGCGCTGGTGTTCATCACCGGCATGGTGCTGGAGAGCCTGCCGACGACGATCATCATGGCGCCGATCCTGGCGCCGATTGCCGCCTCCATCGGCGTTGATCCGATCCAGTTCGCCGTGGTCTTCCTGATCGGCGCCTCGATCGGCTTCATTACCCCGCCCTACGGCCTCAATCTTTATGTCGCCTCGGGCGTGACCGGCGTGTCCTATTTCCGCATACTGCGCTATATCTACCCCTATATCGTCGCGCTGATTGCGGTGTGGGTCCTCGTCGCGCTTGTCCCGTCGCTCTCGACAATGCTAATCCCGCAGCGATAAGCCGGCATTTCGCCAGATGAGATGAAACGCGTTTGAGAGACGATATTGGACGATCAAGCCAGGGACGGACAGATACCGACAAACCTCCGTCTTCTGCTGGTGCTCGAAGCACTAGCGGAAGCCGGATCGCCCGTCACGCCGACCGAGGTGAACCAGACGCTTGGCCTGCCGAAGCCGACGATCCACAGGCTGTTCGCCACGCTTGAGGCCGAGGGCTTCATCCAGCGCGAGATCGACGGGCGCGGCTATTGCCCCGGGCGCAGGCTGCGGGTCATGTCGGCGGGCATTCTGTCCTCGCTCAGGATCAGGACCGCGCGCGTGGCGATCCTCTCCGAGCTTGCCGAGGCGATCAACGAGACCTGCAACATCTCGCTGCCGGATCTCGACGCGATGATTTATCTGGAACGCGTCGAAACCAAATGGCCGCTCCGCATCCAGCTTCCGGTCGGCTCGCGCGTGCCGTTTTACTGCACGGCGAGCGGCAAGATGTATCTGAGTTCGCTCGAGCGCAAGCATCTGGAAAACTATCTGCGCGCGACGGCGCTTTCGCCGCGCGCGGCAAACACGATCACCTCGGCCGGCGATCTCGTCGCCGAGCTCGATCGCGTGCGCGAGCGGGGCTATGCGACGGACAACGAGGAATTCATGGACGGCATGATCGCCGTCGCCGTGCCGATCCGCGACAGTTTCGGCCGGCTTGTCTCCGCGCTTTCATTCCATGCGCCGCTGCAGCGGCTTTCGCTGGACGAGGCGATCAACAATGTCGACCGCCTGAATACGGCCGCCGACAAGCTTTCGGCGCTGATCAGCAAGTCCGACCTCTGACGTGAAGGCCGGCGGCTTATTCGCCCGCCCAAGGACAAAACGAGACAACCGCCGCCCCGAAGGGCGACGGTTCCAGCACGGCGCACACCGTCTGTCGAAGGGCTCAGTTGTTCGGGTTGCCCGCGCCGCGCGGCATCGGCGGCTGCTGGCCCTGGTTGCCGGCCGCCCCTTGCGCGAAGGGCTGCTGCGGACCGGCGCCGGGAACCGGCAGTTGCGAAACCGCGACCTTGCCGTCACCGTCGCTGTCGAGATACTGGAAGTGACGCGCGAACATCGGACGTCCGACCTCGACCTGGAAGGCCTCGAACTCGTCCAGCGAAAGATAGCCGTCGCCATTCTTGTCGTACTGGCCGAGGTCGCCCATCATCTGCGGGCCGCCCGCCTGGCCTGCGCCGCGCGGGCCATTGCCGGGCCCCGTGCCGGGACCGCGCATGCCGCCGGGCCCGAAATCGGCCTGCGGACCGCCGCGCTGCCCCTGCATCATGCCGCGGCCATAGGCGCCGTCGTCATTGCCGCGCATCGCCATCCGGCCGGAGCCCCTGTTGTCCTGGGCGAAGCCGTTCTGGTCATAGCCGCGCTGCATCATGCCCTGACGGCCGCCGGGGCCTCTTGCTGCGCCCTGCGGGCCGTTGCAATCGGTCATCATCTGCCGGGGCCCCTGGCCGCGGCCGCCCCAGCTGTCGTCGGGCCCTGCCGCGAGTGCGGGAACGGCAGCGCCGCCGATGAGTGCTGCAACCAGTCCTGCTGCGAAGAGTGTTCTGCGTTTCATGACATCGCTCCTTTCGATCTGTCGATGTCGCCAATCTGACGCGTCTCTGTCGCAGCACGATGCCGTAATCACGCTTTGTTGTATCCATTGGTCGCAGGGCCCGCCGCCTGATACAAAACGTGACACAGTTTTGCGCAACCGGTCGCCCGGCTGGGCTATGGTGAGATCATGAACAACGAACCGCACATCCTGATCGTTGACGATCACAGGGACATCCGCGATGCCGTGCAGACCTACCTGCAGAAGAACGGCTACCGGGCAACCGCCGTGCGCGATGCACAGGAAATGGACGAAAAGCTGCGCGGCGGCTGTTTCGACCTGATCGTGCTTGACGTGATGATGCCCGGCGAGGACGGCATTTCCGTCTGCCGGCGTCTCAGCGCGGAGGGCAGCGTACCGATCCTGATGCTGACCGCGCTCGGCGAGGAGACCGACCGGATCATCGGCCTGGAGGTCGGGGCGGATGACTATCTGCCGAAACCCTTCAACCCGCGCGAGCTTCTGGCGCGCATCCGCGCCATCTTGCGGCGCGCGGAGCGCCAGCCGAAAATACCCGGCGCGCCGGCCGGCGAAATTCTGCGCTTCGCCGGCTGGACGCTCGACACGGACACGCGCCGCCTGACCGCCGATGACGGCCGCGAGGAGGCGCTGACGACGGCCGATTTCCGGCTCCTGACCGTGCTTCTCGCGCGTCCGCGCTTCGTCCTGAGCCGCGAGCAGCTTCTTGACGCCACTTCCGGCCGCAGCGCCCATGTGTTCGACCGCACCATCGACAACCAGATCAGCCGCCTGCGCCGCAAGATCGAACCGGATCCGGCGAGCCCCGAGATCATCGTCACGGTGCGCGGCGGCGGCTACTCGCTTGCCTGCGATGTGGAGCATGTCTCGTGAGAGGCCTGCTCCCCCGCACCCTGCGCGGCCAGATCATCGCGCTCATCGTCGTGGCGCTGGCGATCGCCCAAGCGCTGACGCTCTGGCTTTTCGTTGACCAGCGCGCGCTCGCCGTGCGCTCGGCGCTGGCCATCGAGGCGGCGGACCGGGCCGGCAGCACGGCGCGCCTGCTCGAAGATGCGCCGCCGGATCTGAGATCAGAAATCCTCCAGGCGGCAAGCTCCTCGCTGGTGCGTTTCGCCATCGGCCCGACGCCGCTGGTCACGGGCGAGACCGGCAATGCGCCGAACTGGATCGAGCGGCGCATCCGCGCCGTCCTTGCTACCGACGATCCGCGCGCCGTCCGCGTCGATCTGCACACCGACCAGCCGCGCCCGCCGCCGCGCGCCGGCCCCGGCGCGGGCCAGATGCATGGCATGGGCCAGATGCGCGCCCCGCCCGGCCAGCCGCCGGTGAGCACGACGGCGCTC from Martelella sp. AD-3 encodes the following:
- a CDS encoding TRAP transporter large permease, whose amino-acid sequence is MSDSLLVTLISLGATGFFLIGVPVLLVIGLWVIGMSMMLGLPLDNLGSALSDVFTDGFALLAMPLFILTGDLINQSGIARRMSDFAYSCLGWLRGGLAMAAIGACGLFAAISGSNSATTATIGAMLHPEMKKGGYDERFSAATAAAGGTLGIIIPPSIIFIVYGFLMNLPISDLFVAGIIPGLLMGLSMMFFCWLICRKNGWGHIIALEPSRILKTGIGSWLGFFAIGIVLWGIYTGKFSPTEAAAVTVGFCVLVGFLSLPLHRMMGSPSEDRPPNERGYAEMLVVRGFTPIDIPSITLRSAQITGILAPLIAISVVMQQILSVLGAEQAIGDFVRSMGGYYPVLFTAMALVFITGMVLESLPTTIIMAPILAPIAASIGVDPIQFAVVFLIGASIGFITPPYGLNLYVASGVTGVSYFRILRYIYPYIVALIAVWVLVALVPSLSTMLIPQR
- a CDS encoding IclR family transcriptional regulator, with the translated sequence MDDQARDGQIPTNLRLLLVLEALAEAGSPVTPTEVNQTLGLPKPTIHRLFATLEAEGFIQREIDGRGYCPGRRLRVMSAGILSSLRIRTARVAILSELAEAINETCNISLPDLDAMIYLERVETKWPLRIQLPVGSRVPFYCTASGKMYLSSLERKHLENYLRATALSPRAANTITSAGDLVAELDRVRERGYATDNEEFMDGMIAVAVPIRDSFGRLVSALSFHAPLQRLSLDEAINNVDRLNTAADKLSALISKSDL
- a CDS encoding EF-hand domain-containing protein, whose translation is MKRRTLFAAGLVAALIGGAAVPALAAGPDDSWGGRGQGPRQMMTDCNGPQGAARGPGGRQGMMQRGYDQNGFAQDNRGSGRMAMRGNDDGAYGRGMMQGQRGGPQADFGPGGMRGPGTGPGNGPRGAGQAGGPQMMGDLGQYDKNGDGYLSLDEFEAFQVEVGRPMFARHFQYLDSDGDGKVAVSQLPVPGAGPQQPFAQGAAGNQGQQPPMPRGAGNPNN
- a CDS encoding response regulator — encoded protein: MNNEPHILIVDDHRDIRDAVQTYLQKNGYRATAVRDAQEMDEKLRGGCFDLIVLDVMMPGEDGISVCRRLSAEGSVPILMLTALGEETDRIIGLEVGADDYLPKPFNPRELLARIRAILRRAERQPKIPGAPAGEILRFAGWTLDTDTRRLTADDGREEALTTADFRLLTVLLARPRFVLSREQLLDATSGRSAHVFDRTIDNQISRLRRKIEPDPASPEIIVTVRGGGYSLACDVEHVS